From Mesobacillus boroniphilus, the proteins below share one genomic window:
- a CDS encoding carbohydrate kinase family protein has product MKKQGLISLGEAIVDYIALDSSNTTYERLLGGATVNVAVGISRNGIPSSYLCKLGMDETSKFVEGELKKEHVDLSFCSYEPNKNICSVYIHLNQHGERYFHSYVNETPDEWITSAELDKRLFNTSKIFYFGSGTLFHPIARNTTEQALQYAKEENLLIAFDTNIRLKRWENENQCRETILSYVQKADIVKMTEDELLFLTETDTLEKGLEQLVKMEIPFLFITKGKYGAYAIHDDMRIHVPGFVVKAVDTTGAGDAFMAALLSCFHDRGIPKNEAELTEYTEFANKAGAISATKLGSL; this is encoded by the coding sequence TTGAAAAAGCAAGGTCTTATATCATTAGGGGAAGCAATAGTTGACTATATTGCATTAGATTCATCAAATACAACATATGAGCGATTATTAGGGGGAGCTACTGTTAATGTAGCAGTTGGGATTAGCAGAAATGGCATTCCCTCGTCTTACTTATGCAAATTGGGAATGGATGAAACAAGTAAATTTGTAGAGGGAGAATTAAAGAAAGAGCATGTTGATCTTTCCTTTTGTTCTTATGAACCTAATAAAAATATCTGCTCGGTTTATATTCACTTAAATCAGCATGGAGAACGTTATTTCCACTCGTATGTAAACGAAACTCCTGACGAGTGGATCACCTCGGCGGAGCTTGATAAAAGGCTGTTTAATACTAGTAAAATCTTTTACTTTGGATCGGGAACTCTTTTTCATCCAATCGCAAGAAATACAACTGAACAGGCTCTTCAATATGCCAAAGAAGAGAATTTACTAATAGCTTTTGATACGAATATCCGATTGAAACGATGGGAAAATGAGAATCAGTGCAGAGAAACGATCTTATCCTATGTCCAGAAGGCTGATATTGTAAAAATGACTGAGGATGAATTGCTATTTTTAACAGAAACAGACACCCTCGAAAAAGGATTAGAGCAACTAGTAAAAATGGAGATTCCATTCCTCTTTATCACAAAAGGAAAATACGGAGCTTACGCCATTCATGATGATATGAGGATACATGTTCCCGGTTTTGTAGTTAAAGCAGTAGATACAACAGGTGCTGGCGACGCATTTATGGCAGCCCTTCTATCCTGTTTTCATGACAGGGGGATTCCTAAAAACGAAGCTGAATTAACGGAGTATACTGAGTTTGCAAATAAAGCCGGGGCCATATCTGCCACTAAGTTAGGATCTTTATAA
- a CDS encoding translocation protein TolB, with translation MANAETPLTAAFTRDHQLWIKTGEQERQITKGRYVYSPKWSYDGRFIAYIDGDEQGGKSNLFIYDTKAKESYQPYIRVETTDFKWSPVKNQLAYTDHGLLNVTKEKDGRPQGFENVALGVSGFEWFPNGKEFIVSSQSSLRPTGWGPIPLYKVPVNANLAKEKMQKFYTIQTHEPDLFGIDADYFKWSHDGKWVSFILIPTASWSMDSQTLCVLSNQGEQFQAVGKMLGYKDWFKWAPSSNNQLAYISGEGRFFVENKKTKIADIPIFKEQKEYTPTGFVDLDLEWYSQNQVIVARAKENKEWTEGPVPTMYTALYAINIKTEEQKQITFPKKNELDIDPQVAGHHLTWFRKDPNDTQGDVWVKKGLSGEEYKWIQNVDSAPVFLTGKEKR, from the coding sequence ATGGCAAATGCAGAAACTCCGCTCACTGCTGCATTTACCCGTGACCATCAGCTTTGGATCAAAACAGGGGAACAGGAAAGGCAAATTACAAAAGGGCGGTATGTGTATTCTCCAAAATGGTCATATGATGGACGTTTCATTGCCTATATCGATGGGGATGAACAAGGAGGAAAATCGAATTTATTCATTTATGATACGAAGGCAAAGGAAAGCTACCAGCCTTACATAAGAGTTGAAACCACTGACTTTAAATGGTCACCGGTAAAAAACCAATTAGCCTACACGGATCATGGATTACTGAACGTGACAAAAGAGAAGGATGGCCGCCCGCAGGGTTTCGAAAATGTTGCGCTGGGGGTAAGTGGGTTCGAATGGTTTCCAAATGGCAAAGAATTCATCGTTTCCTCACAATCCAGTTTGCGTCCTACCGGGTGGGGACCAATCCCGCTCTATAAGGTCCCGGTCAATGCGAATCTTGCAAAGGAAAAAATGCAGAAATTTTATACGATCCAAACACATGAACCAGACTTGTTTGGTATTGATGCTGATTATTTTAAGTGGAGCCATGATGGAAAATGGGTCAGTTTTATTCTGATTCCTACGGCTTCCTGGTCCATGGACAGCCAAACATTATGTGTCCTGTCAAATCAAGGAGAACAATTTCAGGCAGTAGGAAAAATGCTGGGGTACAAGGACTGGTTCAAGTGGGCACCATCCTCCAACAACCAGCTGGCCTATATTTCAGGTGAAGGAAGATTTTTCGTTGAAAACAAGAAAACGAAAATCGCTGACATTCCCATCTTTAAGGAGCAAAAGGAATACACGCCCACGGGTTTTGTAGACCTTGATTTGGAATGGTACTCACAGAATCAAGTAATCGTCGCCCGCGCAAAAGAAAACAAGGAGTGGACAGAAGGGCCAGTCCCAACGATGTACACGGCACTCTATGCAATCAATATTAAAACGGAGGAGCAAAAACAAATTACTTTTCCGAAAAAGAATGAACTTGATATAGATCCACAAGTGGCTGGCCATCATCTTACCTGGTTTCGTAAGGATCCAAATGATACCCAGGGTGATGTCTGGGTAAAGAAAGGCTTGAGTGGGGAAGAGTATAAATGGATTCAGAACGTTGATTCTGCTCCGGTGTTTTTAACTGGAAAAGAAAAGCGATGA
- a CDS encoding M48 family metallopeptidase, with product MTVQEFETLVNKLEKQASANPKLYRFKVIMLTGLGFGYVALFLSLFLFLMAISIVMIADGNFTFGNVKVLLLTGALSFFIIKALIVKMEMPDGYYLQREEAPKLFEMIDTLRHRLNTPQIDAIVLDSEFNASVAQISAYGMIGKKRNVLVIGIPLLSTLSQQQFTAVLAHELAHISNSDTALGAKIYRLRMSWGRLLHSLEENEQFGTFIFKKFFQWFYPRFDAYTFAMARQEEYDADRSAALATSSPAMGEALTVISVAAPYYYRDFYSELFQECAKTNSVPQPYSNFNEKFQSLSEQKATGYFNEQLAEESYMTDTHPCLRDRLSALGVEAELPKIQQESALDYFFAFPGRVISDFNKMWVDYNQDNWKEEIENFNESKQRFEELSNKQVATLEELLEKAYLTVEFNSLEAAIPLYEEIGEKHSEDPRTAGALLTLGEHYLESKDTAEKGIQLIHLAMSYDWELRLPVLDLLCGYYYETEQSELFEKTRGELEKWEEIVEASNEECDYIQPTDHFITHDKENSEILAGINQLAQYREITNAYLVRKQLTSIPERPQYVLGLELSLPKNTDLDEAEEALYEKYINGLGEFEHSCVIILNDKKDLRKSLLSVENSMIYSVSDKEQAS from the coding sequence ATGACAGTTCAAGAGTTTGAAACGTTGGTGAACAAGCTGGAAAAGCAGGCATCTGCCAACCCGAAGCTTTACAGATTCAAAGTCATCATGCTTACTGGACTTGGTTTTGGTTATGTTGCATTATTTTTGTCGTTGTTTTTATTTTTAATGGCGATTTCAATTGTCATGATTGCTGACGGGAATTTTACCTTTGGAAATGTGAAAGTTCTGCTCTTGACGGGTGCCTTGTCATTTTTCATTATTAAAGCCCTGATTGTGAAAATGGAAATGCCTGATGGGTACTACCTGCAAAGGGAAGAAGCTCCTAAATTATTTGAGATGATTGACACTTTGCGCCATAGATTGAACACACCACAAATAGATGCGATTGTCCTGGATAGTGAATTCAATGCCTCTGTCGCACAAATTTCAGCATATGGAATGATCGGAAAAAAGCGGAACGTCCTGGTAATCGGGATCCCGCTTCTATCGACCCTTTCCCAGCAGCAATTTACGGCTGTTCTTGCCCATGAGCTAGCCCATATTTCTAATTCAGACACTGCTCTGGGCGCGAAAATATACCGTTTAAGAATGAGCTGGGGCCGTTTATTGCATTCATTGGAGGAAAACGAACAGTTCGGCACTTTCATCTTCAAAAAGTTCTTCCAGTGGTTTTATCCAAGGTTTGATGCCTATACATTCGCGATGGCCAGACAGGAAGAATACGATGCAGACCGTTCGGCAGCCTTAGCAACATCCTCGCCGGCCATGGGTGAAGCATTGACAGTAATCTCTGTGGCCGCACCTTATTATTACCGTGATTTTTACAGTGAATTGTTTCAAGAATGCGCAAAGACGAACAGCGTTCCTCAGCCATATTCAAATTTCAATGAGAAGTTCCAGTCACTTAGTGAACAAAAAGCAACCGGATATTTCAATGAACAACTAGCCGAGGAAAGTTATATGACAGATACCCACCCTTGTTTAAGGGACAGACTTTCTGCACTTGGAGTAGAAGCCGAATTGCCGAAGATACAACAGGAATCTGCGCTTGACTATTTCTTCGCATTCCCAGGTCGAGTGATCAGTGACTTTAATAAAATGTGGGTTGACTACAACCAGGATAACTGGAAAGAAGAAATTGAAAACTTTAATGAATCAAAGCAGCGATTCGAAGAGTTATCCAACAAACAAGTCGCCACCCTTGAAGAACTGCTGGAAAAAGCCTATTTGACAGTCGAATTCAATAGCCTGGAAGCAGCGATCCCGTTGTATGAGGAGATTGGTGAGAAGCATTCTGAAGATCCGCGAACTGCAGGGGCACTGTTGACTTTAGGAGAGCATTATCTGGAATCCAAGGACACTGCAGAAAAAGGAATACAATTGATCCACCTTGCTATGTCCTATGATTGGGAATTGCGCTTGCCTGTGCTTGACCTATTATGCGGTTATTATTACGAAACCGAACAAAGCGAGTTATTTGAAAAAACAAGAGGTGAACTGGAGAAGTGGGAAGAAATCGTTGAAGCTTCCAATGAAGAGTGCGATTATATCCAGCCAACAGACCACTTTATCACTCATGACAAAGAAAATAGCGAAATACTCGCAGGTATAAATCAACTGGCACAGTACAGGGAAATTACAAATGCTTATCTCGTCCGAAAGCAACTCACTTCGATTCCAGAACGTCCACAATATGTGCTTGGACTTGAACTTTCACTTCCAAAAAACACAGACCTTGATGAAGCTGAAGAGGCTTTATATGAAAAATATATCAATGGTCTTGGAGAGTTTGAGCATTCTTGTGTCATTATCCTTAATGATAAGAAGGATTTGCGAAAAAGCTTGCTAAGCGTGGAAAATTCTATGATTTATTCTGTCTCCGATAAAGAACAAGCATCTTGA
- a CDS encoding YuzF family protein, which produces MMRNGMYSHGTQSGPMNVVVVEPYVYSALHNLIGKRVVLDTTRGSVSGIVMDAKPDHVVIQERDSTFFVRIREIVWIMPES; this is translated from the coding sequence ATGATGCGTAATGGAATGTATTCACACGGAACACAAAGCGGACCAATGAACGTGGTGGTAGTTGAGCCATATGTATATTCAGCTCTTCATAATCTTATCGGAAAAAGAGTGGTCCTGGATACAACACGTGGTTCAGTTAGCGGAATAGTTATGGATGCCAAGCCAGACCATGTGGTGATACAGGAGCGTGATTCCACATTTTTTGTCCGGATACGCGAAATCGTTTGGATTATGCCAGAGTCTTAA
- a CDS encoding ArsR/SmtB family transcription factor, translating into MGEQAIEVFRSCIPLFTALSDPARQDIILLLAEHERLSVNEITEHSSLSRPAISHHLKILREHNLVGMEQKGTQRYYSLSLDHSVELLKKLIHTVENECL; encoded by the coding sequence ATGGGGGAACAAGCAATCGAAGTATTCCGTTCGTGTATACCGCTTTTCACGGCATTAAGTGACCCTGCAAGACAAGATATCATTCTATTATTAGCTGAACATGAACGCTTAAGTGTAAACGAAATCACAGAGCATTCAAGCCTTTCGAGGCCAGCAATATCCCATCATTTAAAAATTCTTCGCGAACATAACCTGGTGGGAATGGAACAAAAGGGCACACAGCGGTATTATTCACTCTCCCTGGACCACTCGGTAGAATTATTAAAAAAACTGATTCATACCGTTGAAAATGAATGTTTATAG
- a CDS encoding SDR family NAD(P)-dependent oxidoreductase, which yields MNKTALITGATSGLGYEFAGLFAEDGYDLVLVARNKTKMEEIQNQYPNLNVTVITKDLSEPDAAKEVYEEVKAAGITIDTLVNNAGFGLMGKFEELDILKQSEMIRLNITALTELTHYFLPDLKGNTHKARILNVASTAAFQPGPLMAVYYATKAYVLSLSEALAEELAGTNVTVTTLCPGATKTNFAAIANVENTKMFSGAMSSEEVAKQGYQALMAGKRVVITGSVNKIGAYTAKFLPRSLAAKIAKYVAKEA from the coding sequence ATGAATAAAACTGCTTTAATCACTGGAGCAACTAGCGGGTTAGGATATGAATTTGCAGGATTGTTTGCGGAAGATGGGTATGATTTGGTGCTAGTCGCCCGAAATAAGACCAAAATGGAGGAAATTCAAAATCAATATCCTAACTTAAACGTTACTGTGATCACGAAGGATTTAAGCGAGCCCGACGCAGCCAAAGAAGTGTATGAAGAAGTAAAAGCAGCGGGAATCACAATCGATACTTTAGTGAATAATGCCGGGTTTGGACTGATGGGAAAATTTGAAGAGCTAGATATTTTGAAACAATCGGAAATGATTCGATTGAATATAACCGCACTTACTGAGTTAACTCATTATTTTCTGCCTGACCTTAAGGGAAACACACATAAAGCAAGGATTCTCAATGTTGCCAGTACTGCTGCATTCCAGCCAGGACCTTTGATGGCCGTTTACTACGCGACAAAAGCCTATGTTTTGTCCTTATCCGAAGCTCTGGCAGAAGAGCTGGCAGGCACAAACGTTACAGTTACTACGCTGTGCCCTGGAGCGACAAAGACCAATTTTGCGGCCATTGCAAATGTAGAGAATACAAAGATGTTCAGCGGAGCCATGTCATCAGAGGAAGTCGCAAAACAAGGTTATCAGGCGTTAATGGCAGGAAAGCGTGTCGTCATTACCGGAAGCGTGAACAAAATTGGAGCCTACACAGCGAAGTTCCTGCCTAGAAGCCTTGCAGCAAAAATAGCCAAATATGTTGCGAAAGAAGCTTAA
- a CDS encoding ferritin gives MNEELQSLFNDLIQVEHVSSTLYLAMSAYMAKQNFTGMAHWLRLQSEEERTHMLTLIDFVVDRDGTVQINSMPAQPNEFGTPLEAFQKVLGHEQFVTNTYRQAYNYVNQIDPQAAIIIQDFLREQIDEEAQAKTIIDRLKLAEDTPSALLLLDQELGARTAGPTAPAAG, from the coding sequence TTGAATGAGGAATTGCAAAGCTTGTTTAATGATTTGATACAAGTTGAACATGTTTCGTCTACTTTATATCTTGCTATGTCTGCTTATATGGCTAAACAGAACTTTACTGGTATGGCCCATTGGTTAAGGCTGCAATCCGAGGAAGAAAGAACCCATATGCTCACATTAATTGATTTTGTCGTGGACCGGGACGGTACTGTCCAAATTAATAGTATGCCTGCACAACCAAATGAATTCGGTACCCCATTAGAGGCCTTTCAAAAAGTATTAGGGCATGAACAATTTGTTACGAATACCTATCGCCAGGCCTATAATTATGTCAATCAAATCGACCCGCAGGCAGCTATAATCATCCAGGACTTTTTAAGGGAACAAATAGATGAAGAGGCTCAGGCTAAAACAATTATTGATCGTCTCAAGCTTGCTGAGGATACCCCTTCTGCACTCTTACTATTAGATCAGGAGTTAGGCGCCCGGACAGCAGGACCGACTGCTCCCGCTGCTGGTTAA
- a CDS encoding toast rack family protein, with protein MKKVIGFGLAALSAVLILSGCNNTILANNESDDEIVVEKDRAKELEVVLNFGAGKMDVAGGADEWVSGNAIYEPEKMKPEVSYDLKGKVGKVEIAQPDHFKIGKMKNEWDLKINEDVPVELVVNAGASDTDLDLNGIQLSNLEVNAGVGDLTVDLGGDWKESFDVRISSGVGKMTVILPKDTGVRVHAQKGIGSSTFENLISKGDGVYVNEAYEDAKVKIDLDADLGVGEVTFKTAK; from the coding sequence ATGAAAAAAGTGATCGGTTTTGGTTTGGCAGCATTATCAGCTGTTTTAATACTGTCAGGATGTAATAACACAATTCTTGCTAATAACGAAAGTGATGATGAAATCGTCGTTGAGAAGGATCGGGCAAAAGAGCTTGAGGTTGTTTTGAATTTTGGCGCCGGGAAAATGGATGTTGCGGGTGGCGCTGATGAATGGGTAAGTGGTAACGCAATCTATGAACCTGAAAAAATGAAACCTGAAGTCTCGTATGATTTAAAAGGGAAAGTGGGCAAAGTAGAGATTGCTCAGCCAGATCATTTTAAAATCGGAAAGATGAAGAATGAATGGGATTTGAAAATCAACGAGGATGTTCCAGTGGAACTTGTCGTAAATGCAGGCGCATCAGACACCGATCTTGACTTAAACGGGATTCAACTTTCCAACCTTGAAGTGAACGCAGGGGTTGGTGATTTAACCGTGGATCTGGGAGGAGATTGGAAAGAAAGCTTTGATGTCCGTATTTCATCGGGAGTAGGAAAGATGACTGTGATCCTTCCAAAAGATACAGGAGTGAGAGTACACGCACAAAAAGGCATAGGCTCTTCAACCTTTGAAAACTTAATTTCAAAAGGAGACGGCGTTTATGTAAATGAAGCTTACGAAGATGCAAAAGTAAAGATTGATCTTGATGCAGACTTAGGTGTCGGCGAAGTAACATTTAAAACGGCAAAATAA
- a CDS encoding acyl-CoA thioesterase — protein sequence MMLHTKPEYDDFPLKAYDKIRYADTDRQGHVNNALFSTFLETGRTELLYANEPLHAEDASFVIASQKLDLLSEIRWPGTVEIGSAITRIGNSSLSLFQGIYQNGKLAAVADTVIVQMDDHTRKSAPLSPETKERLKQYLVEIQ from the coding sequence ATGATGTTACATACGAAACCAGAATATGACGATTTCCCATTAAAGGCATATGACAAGATTCGGTATGCAGATACTGATCGTCAGGGGCATGTGAATAACGCACTGTTTTCAACATTCTTGGAAACTGGAAGAACAGAGCTTCTCTATGCAAACGAGCCACTGCATGCAGAAGATGCTTCATTTGTAATAGCGAGTCAAAAGCTGGATTTACTTTCTGAAATACGATGGCCTGGGACAGTTGAGATCGGCAGTGCCATTACAAGAATTGGCAACAGTTCCTTGTCTTTATTTCAAGGAATCTATCAAAATGGAAAACTTGCTGCAGTGGCAGATACCGTCATCGTGCAAATGGACGACCACACTAGAAAATCTGCGCCACTTTCACCTGAAACAAAAGAGCGATTAAAGCAATATTTAGTTGAAATTCAATAA
- a CDS encoding nitroreductase family protein, producing MIVLELSDVIHGHRSIREYEDREISQDLLDQILEAGIRASSSGNMQTYSIIVTKDKELKEKLYTAHMEQSMVVDAPILVTFCADFNRMRKWLALNDAPVHFDNYMSFMIGAIDATLVAQNCALAAENAGLGICYMGSTLANCDQIGELLNLPPNVVPVVGYSLGYPAENPAPRDRLPMHGLVHYDQYEDYSDEDILEIYKDRNEKGWNRYMAVPKLKEMTEQLGLKNLAQIYTKAKYTKESHLEFSQTVLKYLERQNFMNNE from the coding sequence GTGATTGTTTTGGAATTGAGTGATGTTATACACGGGCACAGATCGATACGAGAATATGAAGATAGGGAAATAAGTCAAGATCTGCTAGACCAAATTTTAGAGGCGGGTATTCGAGCCTCCTCAAGTGGCAATATGCAAACTTATTCGATTATCGTCACAAAAGACAAAGAACTTAAAGAAAAATTATACACTGCTCATATGGAGCAATCGATGGTTGTTGATGCACCTATACTAGTAACATTTTGTGCTGATTTTAATCGAATGAGGAAATGGCTTGCACTCAACGATGCACCGGTACATTTTGATAATTACATGAGCTTTATGATCGGTGCCATTGATGCGACTCTGGTAGCGCAAAACTGTGCCCTGGCAGCTGAAAATGCGGGACTAGGCATCTGCTATATGGGCTCGACGCTTGCAAATTGTGACCAAATTGGTGAACTGCTGAACCTGCCGCCAAATGTCGTACCCGTTGTTGGTTATTCATTAGGGTATCCCGCAGAAAACCCTGCTCCGCGTGATCGATTGCCGATGCATGGACTTGTTCACTACGACCAGTATGAAGATTACTCGGATGAAGACATTCTGGAAATTTATAAAGATCGAAATGAAAAAGGATGGAACCGCTACATGGCCGTCCCAAAACTTAAAGAAATGACAGAACAATTAGGGTTGAAAAATCTTGCTCAAATCTATACTAAAGCCAAGTATACGAAGGAATCGCACCTCGAATTTTCACAAACCGTGCTGAAGTACTTGGAGAGACAAAACTTTATGAATAATGAATAA